From one Enterobacter kobei genomic stretch:
- a CDS encoding trifunctional serine/threonine-protein kinase/ATP-binding protein/sensor histidine kinase, which yields MSSMLLLYQAADIDGYLVSDEMTLSPLAVEGNVEWVLCRDNATGEAFTLAMPACDEAGYQITRRLKNEYALRDALSEQWALKPLGYTQYQGRYALMYPAFSWRTLSDTLCLPTGSLVDFLRQAILLTSALSQMHQSGLVHGDIKPAHFFIVDDERYLLGGFGLTTAAAQAQQPPLPITGGTLAYMSPEHTSRTADPVSSLSDLYSLGIVLYELLTGRLPYGNLDGGQAEWVHHHIASEPLPPHRLRQDVPVVLSAIIMRLLAKSPETRYQTAEGLLADLYRCQSNLMPDGLLTSFSLGQQDTQRNGLTSDALCSEHPQAADILSAYNEVYSSGKHALVVIAGPPGSGKSSLMASSLKILQHKQTLLTVVKADQHSPVLPYAVFTAAFRTLALHLLGFPAAEMQRWKMHILRQMGEYAGLAVSIIPELGVLLGQKATSLTELHSLDARDKFNCMACNLVKAFATPGRPLVMLIDDVHWADQATFQVLQNLLSLSDDIPLLLVLSHRDENSLPCPTACGNLARLRASASRITDITPEPLSVKTIARLLAGQFHIKTSDTTELAALLHEKTGGNPQFTHELFRQAVKDGLIGWQKPTKWSWDRPAIMAFHYSDNVASGIVARLESLPAPTRQLLGQLACIGGAGDTMLAAHILGLPVTELVARLTPAATARFISLTDTKYAFMHTSVLEAATGLLPVAEKDALHHFAACMLADMAGNTISSEPLFRAVHHIGAINNIALLSPDAEPFAALIHKAVKRAKITGDYASALRFLHTAHQLNELIGPDTRAAFMLEEAECEFLNGNLSAARDLCGTLLSAPGDLADKAVAACLMAEIHMRQSDSQLALETAISWLAVFGIQLNRHPDKAECDAARLVLKADVGKNPYTRFRNLTKVACRETEAVMNLMASASTYAAFISPRLQFMILCKLLHLTMARGISGASTFALSWYGVLCGDHYDEYSRGFASTLLARQLVYKHDFASFKARTLLPLDQVSIWTMPVTYAIDQAKATFDVAVETGDRTSACLALRHIVMNYLTRGDHLDGVQTSIERALSYVRKAQYRDVEVILLMQRDYVQFLRLPGTEAFSGHHFTPPVLRVAASGGAVEPIFLMQFWAGLYKGKAHFFAGEYACASRWLAEADALIELIPGHIHMLDFHLYSALALSVPLSPDTVTDEALATFQRHLDKITTWCAENTKTFSDKAALLQAERLRLKGDAIGAAEKYETALALARDGQFHPIQALACELAARLATTTGMRFAAEAYIKGAINAWERWGAGAKVRQLESRYPQLTTQGSQTALDTRAFEQNAVLSDVQGMANAIRALTEEINLNRLINTLMMMLVERAGAQHCLLIRLIDGNIPEIQARATTTADGIKVSIVKETPLATDLPLSVLAAVIRTGQEIRTGKPEAFSPFSQDHYLVASGAAVMCVPMFKQGQMVGVLYLENRLLPDVFTAEHSRIVSMLGAQAAVSLETARLYAELVDENIQRRKVEKQLRASQKSLMLGEKISHTGTWHWHLEQDIMLLSEEYTRIVGLPAHQGSLSMADFMTRVHPDDFGVINDLVTRSVRNGQPMQAEFRIIRTDGVCRYIKGIGEPVENWPEVKEYFGTISDITAQRNSEDAVRIAQADLARVARATTVGQLTASIAHEINQPLMSIVANAGAALRWLKRDPQHLENACKSITDVISEGNRAGEIIRGLQALTRNQEAEFAQARLHGLARNIHSLSRLEMERRAISLELDFQAVNDRIFCVSVQIQQVLLNLVINAMDAMADNDGVRTLRLSSSQPDTGTIQFDVVDNGSGLTDALIERIFDSFFTTKAEGMGMGLTISAEIIKRHGGKLRAASRDSGGSIFSFTLPVQPEDNA from the coding sequence ATGAGCAGTATGCTGCTGCTTTACCAGGCGGCCGACATAGACGGCTACCTGGTGTCAGATGAAATGACCCTCAGCCCGCTCGCGGTGGAAGGCAACGTAGAATGGGTATTGTGTCGTGATAACGCGACGGGAGAAGCGTTTACGCTGGCCATGCCTGCCTGCGATGAAGCGGGCTATCAGATCACCCGCCGCCTGAAAAATGAATACGCCCTGCGCGATGCCCTGTCAGAACAGTGGGCGTTAAAGCCGCTCGGTTATACCCAGTATCAGGGACGCTATGCGCTGATGTATCCGGCGTTCAGCTGGCGCACGCTCTCTGACACCCTTTGTCTGCCCACCGGTTCGCTGGTGGATTTCCTCAGGCAGGCGATCCTGCTGACCTCCGCGCTCAGCCAGATGCATCAAAGCGGCCTGGTACACGGCGACATTAAGCCTGCTCATTTTTTCATCGTTGATGATGAACGCTACCTGCTCGGCGGATTTGGTCTGACGACCGCCGCTGCACAGGCGCAGCAGCCGCCGTTGCCAATCACGGGCGGCACGCTGGCCTATATGTCGCCGGAGCACACCTCGCGCACCGCCGATCCGGTAAGCAGCCTGAGCGATTTATACAGCCTCGGCATCGTGCTTTATGAACTGCTGACCGGGCGCTTGCCCTACGGCAATCTCGACGGGGGCCAGGCGGAGTGGGTGCACCATCACATCGCCTCCGAGCCATTACCGCCGCACCGGTTGCGCCAGGATGTACCGGTGGTGCTGTCTGCCATCATTATGCGCCTGTTAGCCAAATCCCCGGAGACGCGCTATCAGACGGCGGAAGGGCTGCTGGCGGATCTCTATCGCTGTCAGTCAAACCTGATGCCGGACGGCCTGCTCACCTCGTTTTCACTCGGGCAGCAGGACACGCAGCGCAACGGGCTGACATCGGATGCGCTCTGCTCTGAACATCCGCAGGCGGCGGATATTTTGTCCGCCTATAACGAGGTGTACAGCAGCGGCAAACATGCGCTGGTGGTGATCGCCGGGCCGCCAGGTTCGGGGAAATCCTCGTTGATGGCCTCCTCGCTGAAAATCCTGCAACATAAACAGACGCTGCTCACCGTGGTGAAAGCGGATCAGCACTCCCCGGTTTTACCCTATGCCGTTTTTACCGCCGCCTTCCGGACGCTGGCGCTTCATTTGCTTGGCTTTCCCGCGGCGGAGATGCAGCGCTGGAAAATGCATATCCTGCGACAGATGGGGGAGTATGCCGGGCTGGCGGTGAGTATTATCCCGGAGCTGGGGGTGTTACTGGGGCAAAAAGCGACGTCGCTGACCGAACTGCACTCCCTCGACGCGCGGGATAAATTTAACTGCATGGCCTGTAACCTGGTAAAAGCGTTTGCGACGCCGGGCAGACCGCTGGTGATGCTGATCGACGACGTGCACTGGGCGGATCAGGCAACCTTTCAGGTGTTACAGAATCTGCTCAGCCTTAGCGATGATATTCCGCTGCTGCTGGTGCTGTCCCACCGTGATGAAAACTCGCTGCCATGCCCCACCGCCTGCGGAAATCTGGCGCGCCTGCGGGCGTCAGCGTCGCGCATTACCGACATCACGCCGGAACCCCTGTCGGTAAAAACCATCGCCCGCCTGCTGGCCGGGCAGTTCCATATCAAAACCAGCGACACTACCGAACTGGCGGCGCTGCTGCATGAGAAAACCGGCGGCAACCCGCAGTTTACCCATGAGCTGTTCCGCCAGGCGGTAAAAGACGGGCTGATCGGCTGGCAGAAACCAACGAAATGGAGCTGGGATCGCCCGGCGATCATGGCGTTCCATTACTCCGACAATGTCGCCTCCGGTATTGTGGCGAGGCTGGAATCTTTACCCGCACCGACCCGGCAACTGCTGGGCCAGCTCGCCTGTATCGGCGGGGCGGGGGACACCATGCTGGCCGCGCATATCCTCGGCCTGCCGGTCACGGAACTGGTGGCACGCCTGACGCCCGCCGCCACAGCGCGATTCATTTCCCTGACCGACACAAAATACGCCTTTATGCATACCAGCGTGCTTGAAGCGGCAACCGGCCTGCTGCCGGTGGCGGAGAAAGATGCGTTGCACCATTTCGCCGCCTGCATGCTGGCAGACATGGCGGGCAATACCATCTCCAGCGAGCCGCTGTTCAGGGCGGTGCATCACATCGGGGCGATCAACAATATAGCGTTACTCAGCCCTGACGCGGAGCCGTTCGCCGCGCTGATCCACAAGGCAGTGAAACGCGCCAAAATCACCGGCGATTACGCCTCGGCGCTGCGTTTTCTGCACACTGCCCATCAACTGAACGAACTGATCGGCCCCGACACCCGCGCGGCATTTATGCTGGAGGAGGCCGAGTGCGAATTCCTCAACGGCAACCTCAGCGCCGCCCGCGATCTCTGCGGCACGCTGCTCAGCGCGCCGGGCGATCTGGCGGATAAAGCCGTCGCCGCCTGTCTGATGGCGGAAATCCATATGCGGCAGTCGGACAGCCAGCTGGCGCTGGAGACGGCGATTTCGTGGCTGGCGGTGTTCGGCATCCAGCTTAATCGTCATCCGGATAAAGCGGAGTGCGATGCGGCGCGCCTGGTCCTGAAAGCGGACGTGGGCAAAAATCCCTACACCCGTTTCAGAAACCTGACCAAAGTCGCCTGCCGCGAAACCGAAGCGGTAATGAATTTAATGGCGAGCGCCAGCACCTACGCCGCTTTTATCAGCCCGCGTTTGCAGTTCATGATCCTCTGTAAACTGCTGCACCTGACGATGGCCCGCGGCATCAGCGGTGCGTCCACCTTTGCGCTCTCCTGGTATGGCGTGCTGTGCGGCGATCATTACGACGAATACAGCCGGGGATTTGCCAGCACGCTGCTTGCCCGCCAGCTGGTGTATAAACACGATTTCGCCAGCTTTAAAGCGCGCACGTTGCTGCCCCTTGACCAGGTGAGTATCTGGACCATGCCGGTGACCTATGCCATCGACCAGGCGAAAGCGACGTTCGACGTGGCGGTGGAAACCGGCGATCGCACCTCCGCTTGCCTGGCGCTGCGGCATATCGTGATGAACTATCTGACGCGCGGCGATCATCTCGATGGCGTACAGACCTCCATTGAGCGCGCCCTGAGCTATGTGCGTAAAGCGCAGTATCGTGACGTCGAAGTGATCCTGCTGATGCAGCGCGATTACGTCCAGTTCCTGCGCCTGCCCGGCACTGAGGCATTTTCCGGCCATCACTTTACGCCGCCGGTGCTGCGGGTGGCCGCGTCGGGTGGTGCCGTCGAGCCGATTTTCCTGATGCAGTTCTGGGCCGGGTTGTACAAAGGAAAAGCGCACTTCTTCGCCGGGGAGTATGCGTGTGCCAGCCGCTGGCTGGCGGAAGCCGACGCCCTGATTGAGCTGATCCCCGGTCATATTCATATGCTCGATTTTCACCTGTACAGCGCTTTAGCCCTGTCTGTACCGCTGTCGCCGGATACGGTGACGGACGAGGCGCTGGCGACGTTTCAGCGCCATCTCGACAAAATCACCACCTGGTGCGCCGAGAACACCAAAACCTTTTCCGACAAAGCGGCGCTGTTGCAGGCCGAGCGGTTACGGCTCAAGGGCGACGCGATCGGCGCAGCCGAAAAATATGAGACCGCGCTGGCGCTGGCGCGCGACGGGCAATTTCACCCTATCCAGGCGCTGGCCTGTGAGCTGGCTGCCCGTCTCGCCACCACCACCGGCATGCGCTTCGCGGCGGAAGCCTATATCAAAGGCGCTATAAACGCCTGGGAACGCTGGGGGGCCGGTGCGAAGGTGCGCCAGCTGGAGAGCCGTTATCCGCAACTCACCACCCAGGGCAGCCAGACGGCGCTGGATACCCGCGCTTTCGAGCAGAATGCGGTGCTCAGTGATGTGCAGGGAATGGCAAACGCCATTCGCGCCCTGACGGAAGAGATCAACCTGAACCGCCTGATCAATACGCTGATGATGATGCTGGTGGAGCGGGCAGGGGCGCAGCACTGTCTGCTGATCCGCCTGATCGACGGCAATATTCCTGAGATCCAGGCGCGGGCGACCACCACCGCCGACGGCATCAAGGTCAGCATCGTCAAAGAAACGCCGCTGGCGACGGATTTGCCGCTCTCAGTGCTGGCGGCGGTGATCCGCACCGGGCAGGAGATCCGCACCGGCAAACCGGAAGCCTTCAGCCCCTTCAGTCAGGATCACTATCTGGTGGCTTCCGGCGCGGCGGTGATGTGCGTGCCGATGTTTAAACAGGGGCAAATGGTTGGCGTGCTGTATCTGGAAAATCGCCTGTTGCCGGACGTGTTCACCGCAGAACATTCGCGCATCGTCTCCATGCTGGGGGCGCAGGCGGCGGTCTCGCTGGAAACGGCGCGGCTGTACGCCGAACTGGTGGATGAAAACATCCAGCGGCGCAAGGTGGAAAAACAGCTGCGCGCCAGCCAGAAGTCGCTGATGTTAGGTGAAAAAATCAGTCATACCGGTACCTGGCACTGGCACCTGGAACAGGACATCATGCTGCTGTCGGAAGAGTACACGCGCATCGTTGGCCTGCCGGCGCACCAGGGCAGTTTGTCGATGGCCGATTTTATGACCCGTGTGCACCCGGATGATTTCGGCGTCATTAACGATCTGGTGACCCGGAGCGTGCGTAATGGTCAGCCGATGCAGGCCGAGTTCCGCATCATCAGAACGGACGGCGTGTGCCGCTACATCAAGGGCATTGGCGAACCGGTGGAAAACTGGCCGGAAGTAAAAGAGTATTTTGGCACCATTTCCGACATTACCGCGCAGCGTAATTCCGAAGACGCGGTGCGCATAGCGCAGGCGGATCTGGCGCGGGTGGCGCGGGCCACCACCGTTGGCCAACTGACAGCATCTATCGCCCATGAGATCAACCAGCCGCTGATGTCCATCGTCGCCAATGCAGGAGCGGCCCTGCGCTGGCTGAAGCGCGATCCGCAGCATCTGGAAAACGCCTGCAAAAGCATTACGGATGTGATCAGTGAGGGGAACCGTGCCGGGGAGATTATTCGTGGCTTACAGGCGCTGACCCGCAATCAGGAAGCGGAATTTGCCCAGGCTCGTCTGCATGGCCTGGCGCGCAATATTCACTCCCTGTCACGGCTGGAAATGGAACGCCGCGCTATTTCGCTGGAGCTGGATTTCCAGGCGGTCAACGACCGCATTTTCTGCGTCAGCGTGCAGATCCAGCAGGTGTTGCTTAATCTGGTGATCAACGCGATGGATGCAATGGCAGACAACGACGGCGTGCGCACCTTGCGGCTCTCTTCCTCGCAGCCCGATACCGGGACGATTCAGTTTGACGTCGTGGATAATGGCTCTGGTCTGACCGACGCGTTAATCGAGAGGATTTTTGATTCGTTCTTTACCACCAAAGCCGAAGGGATGGGGATGGGGCTGACCATCAGCGCCGAAATCATTAAGCGCCATGGCGGTAAACTACGGGCCGCCAGCCGGGACAGCGGCGGGAGTATTTTCTCGTTTACCCTGCCTGTGCAGCCGGAAGATAACGCCTGA
- a CDS encoding response regulator transcription factor: MERTVYVVDDEQAIISSLSNLLSAEGYTVSAFTSPQAFLSHPHFPAPCCLIVDLNMPDMNGLEVTRQLRELGYAIPAIFLTGYGTIPVTVQAMKAGAYEFLTKPVLPDPLLVAVADALAFSEAEMAAAEEKRELMARARTLTQRENEVMQLVVTGLLNKQIAAQMGISEITAKVHKRRVMEKMKMRTLSDLVKATEKLNHDKDKHSQG; this comes from the coding sequence CTGGAACGCACCGTTTACGTGGTTGATGATGAACAGGCGATCATCTCTTCGTTAAGCAATCTTCTCAGCGCGGAAGGTTATACCGTTTCAGCGTTCACCTCACCGCAGGCGTTTCTGTCACACCCGCATTTTCCCGCGCCCTGCTGCCTGATTGTCGATTTGAATATGCCCGATATGAACGGGCTTGAAGTGACACGACAGCTGCGTGAACTGGGTTATGCCATTCCGGCAATCTTTCTCACTGGCTACGGCACTATTCCGGTGACCGTGCAGGCGATGAAAGCGGGGGCCTACGAGTTTCTTACCAAGCCGGTATTGCCCGATCCGCTGCTCGTTGCGGTGGCGGATGCGCTGGCCTTTTCAGAAGCGGAGATGGCCGCCGCGGAAGAAAAGCGCGAGCTAATGGCCCGCGCCAGAACCCTGACGCAACGCGAAAATGAAGTCATGCAACTGGTGGTCACCGGCTTGCTTAACAAGCAGATCGCGGCGCAGATGGGCATCAGCGAAATCACGGCCAAAGTCCATAAACGCCGCGTGATGGAAAAGATGAAGATGCGCACCCTTTCCGATCTGGTGAAAGCCACCGAAAAACTCAACCACGATAAAGACAAACACAGCCAGGGGTGA
- a CDS encoding mechanosensitive ion channel family protein has product MEYLSRLNIVNIMLSTTFWINVTIVFAVTLITYYLIRRLISFAYKAIDNWNNKHTSGGNLRFILFDMLKKTNRLLILFASFLFSLRFTGLPDRLFSTISHAWFLVLAIQVAIWLDQGVQSWMHRLLHAPGSNRNPVTMVILGMILRVLVWSMMLLSILANAGVDITALVASLGVGGIAIALAVQTVLSDVFASLSIGFDKPFEIGDFIVFNDVAGTIEHIGLKTTRIRSLSGEQIVCANAILLQQTIHNYKRMQTRRIVFTFGVASSTPPEKLRIIGKMVQKIIEDVGETKFDRAHFLAFTQDRLNFEVVHIVNTADYNKYMDIQQEINIRILEGLIENEIELALPSMVVRTPDGGKETTMNMQMAVPQQEN; this is encoded by the coding sequence ATGGAATATCTGTCCCGATTGAATATTGTCAATATCATGTTATCCACCACATTCTGGATAAATGTGACGATTGTCTTTGCTGTTACGTTGATTACTTATTACTTAATCAGGCGGTTAATTTCATTTGCTTATAAGGCCATTGATAACTGGAATAACAAACACACCAGTGGCGGAAATTTGCGGTTTATTCTTTTTGATATGCTCAAAAAGACCAACCGGCTGTTAATTCTGTTCGCGTCATTCCTGTTCAGCCTGCGTTTTACCGGCCTGCCGGATCGCCTGTTCTCCACCATTTCACACGCCTGGTTTTTGGTGCTCGCCATTCAGGTGGCGATCTGGCTCGATCAGGGCGTGCAGTCGTGGATGCACCGTTTACTGCATGCGCCGGGTTCTAACCGTAATCCGGTCACCATGGTGATCCTCGGTATGATTTTACGGGTGCTGGTCTGGTCGATGATGTTGCTGTCGATCCTTGCCAATGCGGGTGTGGATATCACCGCGCTGGTGGCGAGTCTGGGGGTCGGCGGTATTGCCATTGCGCTGGCGGTGCAGACGGTGCTTAGCGATGTCTTTGCGTCGCTTTCCATCGGCTTCGACAAGCCTTTTGAGATCGGCGACTTTATTGTGTTCAACGACGTGGCCGGCACAATTGAACATATCGGCTTAAAAACCACCCGTATCCGTAGCCTGAGCGGGGAGCAGATCGTCTGCGCCAACGCCATTCTGTTACAGCAAACCATTCATAACTACAAACGCATGCAGACCCGCCGCATTGTGTTCACCTTCGGCGTCGCCAGCTCTACACCGCCGGAGAAGCTGCGGATCATCGGCAAAATGGTGCAGAAGATTATCGAAGATGTGGGCGAAACCAAATTCGACCGTGCGCACTTCCTCGCCTTCACGCAGGATCGCCTGAATTTCGAGGTGGTGCATATCGTGAATACCGCCGATTACAATAAATATATGGATATTCAGCAGGAGATTAATATCCGTATTCTTGAAGGCTTAATTGAGAATGAGATTGAGCTGGCGCTACCGAGCATGGTAGTCAGAACGCCGGATGGCGGAAAAGAGACGACCATGAATATGCAAATGGCGGTCCCGCAGCAGGAAAATTAA
- a CDS encoding Slam-dependent surface lipoprotein produces the protein MTLLKPALLLSVCILTACGGGGGGGGGGGGDKTPPTTTPPVQTDNGSTDNNAGTTPTPPASAPASQATGGTISGYTYTTPQGRQYTMRGNGVSAMYVFTESLQSTDGSRHSATSWCCGRMSYTTFGTWTDFKTGKHDVFYTGEPTLAANVPTQGTATYIGHGLREDVRSDATFNVDFGAKTINGNIAAADGFGSAVAMQGNIADGGFTGKAQSGGQDGTFTGHFNGPAAQELGGIASFADTTQNVAFGATRQ, from the coding sequence ATGACTCTGTTAAAGCCTGCTTTGTTACTGTCGGTGTGTATCCTGACCGCCTGTGGTGGCGGCGGTGGCGGCGGTGGCGGCGGCGGTGGAGATAAAACCCCGCCGACCACAACGCCGCCGGTACAAACTGATAACGGCTCGACCGACAATAATGCCGGGACCACCCCTACGCCGCCGGCAAGCGCGCCAGCCAGCCAGGCGACCGGCGGTACTATTTCAGGTTATACCTACACCACGCCACAGGGTCGCCAGTACACCATGCGTGGTAACGGTGTTTCTGCGATGTATGTGTTTACGGAGTCCCTACAAAGTACGGATGGCAGCCGCCATTCTGCGACGTCCTGGTGCTGTGGCCGCATGAGCTACACCACTTTTGGTACCTGGACCGACTTCAAAACTGGCAAGCATGACGTGTTCTATACCGGCGAGCCTACGCTGGCCGCGAATGTCCCGACCCAGGGCACCGCGACCTATATCGGTCATGGTTTACGTGAAGACGTGCGCAGCGATGCCACCTTTAATGTCGACTTCGGTGCGAAAACCATCAACGGCAACATTGCTGCGGCCGACGGCTTCGGTAGCGCCGTGGCGATGCAGGGTAATATCGCTGACGGCGGCTTTACCGGTAAGGCGCAGTCAGGCGGTCAGGATGGCACCTTCACCGGGCATTTCAACGGCCCTGCGGCACAAGAGCTGGGCGGTATTGCCAGCTTCGCCGATACCACCCAGAACGTTGCGTTTGGCGCAACGCGTCAGTAA
- a CDS encoding porin family protein, with protein MVSTPMNVLRMGAISLLCPLGAALAAPPETDVIPAAPHFERLTQQEKSAPSSGKMIAVDNARLSKQPALAMALLDQAVREGQWPVVEAILPVYETFPDADRTLVRFAKAGLARSNGNYDQAIAQYRVILSEHPELDAVRLDMARAMFENHQYDTAEYHFRRVLQSDPPENIREIIAYYIERIQQGSELIGTLSVSYLNDSNVNNASSSKTIRVGDRLFLRNKDSFPQRGEGIWFNGVLQKDVSLYNQHGLRFMGTVNGKSYWNNHDFDDVTSRAYAGYQWRDYRQQFALLPFYEKRWYSTEAYSSGPGVRGEYSYLISPAWQISQALEYQKLDYDADKYDFLRGYTRYSSTTLSHAFSNVLSVYAGVDFQDQQTSAKSESNRRNGVRGGVVMDLPWQLSFSASTAYAKRHYQADSDIFGTRRKDNEQFYNLSVWHRDWYVFGVMPKLNFSYKRVDSNINFYDYHQRNITLSLDKNF; from the coding sequence ATGGTATCCACTCCTATGAATGTCCTGCGTATGGGGGCAATAAGCCTGTTGTGTCCGCTCGGTGCTGCCCTGGCCGCGCCGCCGGAAACTGATGTCATTCCCGCGGCCCCGCATTTTGAACGCCTCACACAGCAGGAAAAAAGCGCGCCTTCCAGCGGAAAGATGATCGCTGTAGATAACGCCCGGCTGAGTAAACAGCCTGCACTGGCAATGGCGCTGCTGGATCAGGCAGTACGTGAAGGTCAATGGCCGGTTGTGGAAGCCATTCTGCCGGTGTATGAAACGTTTCCGGATGCGGATCGCACGCTGGTGCGCTTTGCGAAGGCTGGACTGGCTCGCAGCAACGGTAATTACGATCAGGCGATTGCGCAGTACCGCGTGATTTTAAGTGAACACCCTGAATTAGATGCGGTGCGGCTCGACATGGCCCGTGCCATGTTTGAAAACCATCAGTACGATACCGCGGAATATCACTTCCGCCGGGTACTGCAAAGCGATCCCCCGGAAAATATTCGCGAAATCATTGCTTATTATATTGAGCGTATTCAGCAGGGCAGCGAGCTGATCGGTACGCTCAGCGTTAGCTATCTTAATGACAGCAACGTTAATAATGCCTCGAGCAGTAAAACCATACGCGTTGGCGATCGGCTCTTTTTACGCAATAAAGACAGTTTCCCGCAGCGGGGAGAGGGCATCTGGTTTAATGGCGTATTACAAAAAGATGTCTCGCTATATAACCAGCATGGTCTGCGTTTTATGGGGACGGTGAACGGGAAAAGCTACTGGAATAATCATGATTTTGATGATGTCACCAGTCGTGCTTATGCCGGGTATCAGTGGCGCGATTACCGCCAGCAGTTTGCCCTGCTGCCGTTTTATGAAAAAAGATGGTACAGCACTGAAGCGTATTCTTCCGGTCCTGGTGTGAGGGGGGAATACAGCTACCTGATTTCACCCGCATGGCAAATTAGCCAGGCGCTGGAATATCAAAAGCTCGATTACGATGCGGATAAATACGACTTTTTGCGCGGTTATACACGTTATTCCTCGACCACACTGTCACATGCGTTCAGTAATGTGCTGTCCGTATACGCGGGTGTGGATTTTCAGGATCAACAAACCTCAGCAAAAAGTGAAAGTAATCGCCGGAACGGTGTGCGGGGCGGGGTTGTGATGGATTTACCCTGGCAGCTCTCGTTTTCAGCCTCCACCGCTTACGCCAAACGTCATTACCAGGCAGATAGCGACATATTTGGCACCCGCCGCAAAGACAACGAGCAGTTTTATAATCTGTCGGTCTGGCATCGTGATTGGTATGTTTTTGGCGTGATGCCGAAGCTTAATTTCAGCTATAAGCGGGTCGACAGCAATATTAATTTTTATGACTACCATCAGCGAAATATCACGTTATCGCTGGATAAAAACTTTTAG
- the gorA gene encoding glutathione-disulfide reductase has protein sequence MTKHYDYLAIGGGSGGIASINRAAMYGQKCALIEAKALGGTCVNVGCVPKKVMWHAAQIREAIELYGPDYGFDTTINHFDWNKLVASRTAYIDRIHTSYDNVLGKNHVDVIRGFARFVDAHTVEVNGETITADHILIATGGRPSHPDIPGAEYGIDSDGFFELPAMPQRVAVVGAGYIAVELAGVINGLGAQTHLFVRKHAPLRSFDPMITETLVEAMAADGPQLHTHAVPKSVVKNADGSLVLTLEDGRSETVDCLIWAIGREPANDTFNLAVTGVKTDEKGYIVVDKFQNTSVPGIYAVGDNTGAVELTPVAVAAGRRLSERLFNNKPDEHLDYSNIPTVVFSHPPIGTVGLTEPQAREQYGDEAVKVYKSSFTAMYTAVTSHRQPCRMKLVCVGEDEKIVGIHGIGFGMDEILQGFAVALKMGATKKDFDNTVAIHPTAAEEFVTMR, from the coding sequence ATGACTAAGCATTATGATTATCTCGCCATTGGTGGCGGCAGCGGCGGCATCGCCTCGATCAACCGGGCGGCCATGTACGGCCAGAAATGTGCGCTGATTGAAGCCAAAGCGCTGGGCGGCACCTGCGTTAACGTCGGTTGCGTGCCGAAAAAAGTGATGTGGCATGCGGCGCAGATCCGCGAGGCAATCGAGCTTTATGGCCCGGACTACGGTTTTGATACCACGATCAACCACTTCGACTGGAACAAACTGGTCGCCAGCCGTACCGCCTATATCGATCGCATCCACACCTCCTATGACAACGTGCTGGGTAAAAATCACGTTGACGTGATCCGCGGTTTCGCGCGTTTCGTTGATGCCCATACCGTTGAGGTGAACGGCGAAACCATCACCGCTGACCATATTCTGATCGCTACCGGCGGCCGTCCGAGCCACCCGGATATTCCTGGCGCGGAATACGGTATCGACTCCGACGGCTTCTTTGAATTACCGGCGATGCCGCAGCGTGTGGCTGTTGTGGGCGCAGGCTACATCGCGGTAGAGCTGGCGGGCGTGATCAATGGCCTGGGCGCGCAAACGCACCTGTTCGTGCGTAAACATGCGCCGCTGCGCAGCTTTGATCCGATGATCACGGAAACCCTGGTGGAAGCGATGGCGGCCGATGGCCCTCAGCTTCACACTCACGCGGTACCAAAATCCGTGGTGAAAAATGCTGATGGCAGCCTGGTACTGACGCTGGAAGATGGCCGTAGTGAAACCGTCGATTGCCTGATCTGGGCGATTGGCCGCGAACCGGCTAACGACACCTTTAATCTGGCCGTAACGGGCGTGAAAACCGATGAAAAAGGCTACATCGTCGTGGATAAGTTCCAGAACACCAGCGTGCCGGGGATTTATGCTGTGGGCGATAATACCGGTGCCGTTGAACTGACGCCGGTGGCCGTCGCGGCAGGGCGTCGCCTGTCCGAGCGCCTGTTTAACAACAAGCCGGACGAGCATCTGGATTACAGCAACATTCCGACCGTGGTCTTCAGCCATCCGCCGATCGGCACCGTGGGTTTGACTGAACCACAGGCGCGTGAGCAGTACGGCGACGAGGCAGTGAAAGTATATAAATCGTCCTTTACGGCGATGTATACCGCAGTGACCTCTCACCGTCAGCCGTGCCGCATGAAGCTGGTGTGCGTGGGCGAGGACGAGAAAATCGTCGGCATCCACGGCATTGGCTTTGGCATGGACGAAATCCTGCAAGGCTTCGCCGTGGCACTGAAAATGGGCGCGACCAAGAAAGATTTCGACAATACCGTGGCGATCCACCCGACTGCCGCCGAAGAGTTTGTCACGATGCGCTAA